In Anaerolineae bacterium, a genomic segment contains:
- a CDS encoding sigma-70 family RNA polymerase sigma factor yields the protein MNDQELARLRRARAFDRAALAAIYDDYHQPIYRYIYRQVSEVETARDLTAEVFHRLLHAIQHGNGPEQNLRAWLYRAAHNSVIDHYRRQKHRRHLPLKEELVDVNDDPAKIAEGYLSAQAVRAALQQLTLDQRQVLILKFLEGLSNQETAEVLGKPVGAVKSLQHRALAALQRRLVPAEESLL from the coding sequence GTGAACGATCAAGAGCTAGCTCGTTTGCGGCGGGCGCGGGCCTTTGACCGGGCCGCCCTGGCCGCAATTTACGATGACTACCATCAACCCATATATCGCTACATCTACCGGCAGGTGAGTGAGGTAGAAACAGCCCGCGATCTCACGGCAGAAGTTTTCCACCGTTTGTTGCACGCTATTCAGCACGGGAACGGGCCTGAGCAAAACTTACGGGCCTGGCTGTATCGCGCGGCGCATAATAGTGTGATTGACCATTACCGCCGTCAAAAACATCGCCGGCATCTTCCTCTCAAAGAAGAGCTGGTTGACGTTAATGACGACCCGGCCAAAATAGCCGAAGGTTATTTGTCGGCCCAAGCCGTTCGAGCTGCCTTACAACAACTCACCCTCGACCAACGCCAGGTCCTCATCCTTAAATTTCTGGAAGGCCTATCCAACCAGGAGACGGCCGAGGTACTGGGCAAACCGGTGGGCGCCGTTAAATCTTTACAGCATCGGGCGCTGGCGGCTTTGCAACGCCGGCTAGTTCCGG